Genomic DNA from Oncorhynchus clarkii lewisi isolate Uvic-CL-2024 chromosome 5, UVic_Ocla_1.0, whole genome shotgun sequence:
TCTTTTATAGCTACATAAAAGTAACACTACAATGGGAATCTCAGAAAGCCAGTGAGGGCAAATATTCCCTTTGTAGCCACGAGAATGTGCACTTCTTTTGTTGTTCTGTGGGAGAGTGAGTGTGAACTAGCCTCGTACTACCATCCTGAACTCGCAAGCTTACATAAATATGTTTGCCTTCACTGACGTATTTATGTAGGCTCACAAGCTGAGGATGGTAGTACGAGGCTAAGCATGAACCATAAATCAGGCACTTCGAAATATCAACACTGTTTGATGGATTATACCAACTCTGTTTACAGTTTATCAATGGATGTTTGATGGGTTATATATCAACTCTTGTTTGGCGAGTTATGTGAACTCTATTGGGGTTTTGGTTAGCCCACAAGCCATTTAATCCAGTCATCTTATTATACCAAGACTAGGCAATGGAGTCATTTCTTCAACCTAATGTAAGGAGTTTTGTTGCAGTTATCACCAATGTGACCAATATGCTAAAATATTTGTACAATAATTATGTAGTCCTTTATTTCTTACATAGCCTATATGTATGAAGGTGCCAACTATAGTGGTAGGTTTCATAGAAGCATCTGATAAATATACACCAAATAGAGGAAGCTAATAAATACCAGTGATTTCAGTTTTGGGGATCGGTCCAAATGAATGCAACCATAATGAGCACATACCAGCTCAGACAGTAGTATAGTATTCCCTCATAGTCTAACCCCATTGCCTATGACAGTGTAAGACTCTTCCTTACTTACCTGGCTTTCTTGAGAACATTTCCCCAAAGTTAGCGTATGCTGTATACACAGCCAGTGCAGGGCAGGGTAGAAGGGACATCTGTGCAAAAATAATAGTAGACTACCATAGAGTTAAAAGGATAAGTCAGTCTGGGTTTATCGGTCCTTGGTGGTCAGTTTATCAATCAGCTCCTGGAGTGGCACCAACTCCTTCCTGTCAATCAAGTTAAACTCCtgaaggagacagaggaagacctGGATTAAAGCAGGCGATTGCTATAGATTGGCAATGGATACATTGTAGATTGTAAAGCACTTTGAACATCTGGAAAAGCTCTACATAAACCCAATCAAGTGTTACCATCTTTATGTCTCAGTCCTGCCGTAAAAAGGGTCATTGCCTCTAGTTCTTAGTCGCATACACTGAGGATAGCCTGGCTGCCACTGTTTGAGTCAACATCAAATGAGCTAGCTGAAGCAGATATAAAAAGACTGGGAACCAGGTATTTCCATCTTTAACTTTTAAATGTAGCCTTGCCAGAACTACACCATTCCCAATAAGGGGTAGGCCTACTGCTGAAATAATAGCCTTGGGAACCAGACTACATTGATAGTGGGCTCCGGTCCAGCACCTGAACAAAGAAGATGAAGTGTTTGAAGGAGGTGTTGAGGTGGGCCTCCTCCTGCAGCTGCATCACAGAGTCAAAGTGTTGGTGGTAGATGTGGGCGTAGACCCTGAACAGGCGTTTCAGGATGGTCTTGGCCACAGACATAAAGTTCCGTCTGAACGGGACACCTTGAGTGCAAAGGTACAAAGTATATAGATTTATCAGGGTATAAAACAACTAAAGACAAATGATGGTGTCGCTTCACTGGAAATGCAATAAAGACATGGTTATGGCGAAACATGATGGACATGAACTCATACCTATCTTAGATGGAAAGAGTGTCTCATCATCGAGCTGGTCCTGCACCCAGGTCATTAGGTAATCAATGTACTTGGGAGCTGAGCATTTGATCGGTTTCTTGATGTTGGTTCCATCTGCCCAATGATACTCATATCTACACACAAAAAAAGTTACATGAATAGCAATGTATTATTATGACATAGGCAGAAAGGCAAGCAAGTCCACACACCCACACTTACTTAGGCCCAGCAGACATGACAGGACAGCTCTCTTCAGTGCAGAAGTCTGTTATGGTGCCATAAAGCATGTTGATCTGGTTGAAGAAATCTACAGCTGTGGACGTAAAGAAATAACAAGGACATGTGGCATTATGAGGAGCATGTGAGCTGAGCTCCAGAGCATTTATATCCTCCAGACAACATTCATATAGAAGAAAATAAAAGTTAGTGTGGTATCTCAGATCTAGTGTATTGGCAGACATAGGGGACACAATAGCCCGCTCACAATCATTCAGCCCTCCAGAGTCGCCTCTCCCGATTAGCAGACTACTAGAAATTAAATATTGCTCAGTGCCCCTGATTAGCTTGAGACGCCCATGCAtccctctctcaaacacacatgaCCTACGATGCACATTGAAGTCAGTAGAAGAGCAAAGCTCTGAACGTTCCACCTGTCAAACCATCATCGCCTACTATACTGAGACATGAGAAATAGCAAATTGGACGTCCTTTTGCTAATCTCACAGCAGAAACTCAGACAGCTTGTCCGCTGAATGACTGGGTTAGGTCATCAGTGTGTGCCAGAGGAAGTGAGACATCCGCTGGATGAGTCATCCGTCTTGGTGGAAAACCAGAGACAGCAAAGAAAGCACCGACAGGGGTGGACAATCATCTCTGTTTAACATTCAATGTAGTTTCTGGTCTGGAGTTTGTTAAAATTCTTCCCAGATACTAGGCCCAATTCTTCACTGGAAATTAACTCCTCAGCCTTGCAGACTGCTATTGAAAATGAGTAGAAACTTATCAGGGGATCAAGACTTGACACTATGTTAGTGGTGTTAAGGGGATAGAGAAGTGGATGTGTTCCTTACTGTTAACTGCCACCCACTCGTTTAAGTCTTCCCCATCGGGTAGCATGACAGCCATGCGCAAGTTCCCACTGCCCAGAGTCGCCTCGGCATGTTTCAGCAGCTCATACTGATGAGATCCCTCCGGGATGTTCTTCTTTGGCTTGAAGGTCTTGGACGACCGATTGCCACTGTGGGAGAAATTAGAATGGAAAGACAATGAACTGGACTAAGTGTGTGTTTGAAGTTATAAAATGTCACATGCACACAAGCACAGTGAAACACCTTTCCTGCTAGCTCCAACCCCAACAATACAGTagtcaataacaatgtaatactaaaacGAACGGAAGctagaacaaaaatatataacacaatatataaaaaataagaaCAAGATATAGTAAGCAAGCattctatatacagggtcagttcaaataccatatttacaatgtctAGGGATACTGAATCGATagaggtagatatatatatatatatatatatagggataaggtgactaggcatcaggatatgatgtttgtatgtgagtgggtgtgcatGCGTGTAAAGTCAGTATAAAtatatgtgcatattatgtatGTATGAGCAAATGGTTGAGttggtgtttgtatgtgtgttggtgtgtcagtGTGCAGCCCTGTGAGTGTTCATAGAGACTgcaaaataagaataaaatacaagggtcaactcagatagtccgtgtagccattttgttagctaacgttacttgtGTGTGTCAGGCAGGGAGATAAGGGAAGTGAAATAGGGAGTGATACAGTAGGCTACTAATTTCTTTAAAATAAAGAAATTGTTACACAATAGAAGAGCATATAATATGTTGTTCAACAAAAGCTGACCTCACACACCCTCTGAAAAAAATGCAACGGCCAAAGTAATTTTTGATAGTCAGCTAGTAACGTTAATTTGGTTAAGAATTGAACTTACTCCAGTGTTTGACAATGTTATGTCAAAGAAAAAGCACTGATTGCAAAACGTATCTTTTCAGTCATAGCAAACTAGATAAGCtacgtagctagctaacaactaaGGCCCATTTGcttgcatgtactgtatgtaacgtTAGTTCGCTGGTTACCGTGATGCCACACATTTGCTAATTATTTAGAGAGACAGTCATAGCAAATTTAGCCAACTTTATAGCAATATATAATAATAGCTAGCTATTTGTTATAACGTtaattaactagctagctgaACTAGTTAGATATCGTGGCATTGAACAGTACAATTCAGCGTTCGGCTACAGACCTAGCGAAGTAGATAGTtaactacctagctagctatctatctatccaACTAACTAACGTTACTGTACACTCCACATACACTCAGCTAGCTAGCATTTACATGTTGTAGTTAGCCTAGCTATATGTGTTAGCCAGCCGTGAAAATGTTATAGGCTATGTTAATGTTAACACGTTAGCTTGAAAAGGCAGGCACATTGAACAAAATAGTACGTGGGAGACGAATACTCACAATAGAAAGCTCATGTTTCTCTTCTTTATAACGTTAAAGTAAAGCCTTCGTAAGACCGCGGTGTAGAGAGAGTGAAGTCAAAACAAATGCTTCCAGTGCAGTGTCAGGCTTGTCAAACTGGTCCAAATTACGGACTGTTTAAGCGGACCCTGAACTAAAACTTCGTCCTacgactaaaatgtagctttgtATCAGCGAGCTCTGCAACATCTAGCTACCTAGCCAAACTATAAAGACGACCGCCCAAAACGTTTGCTTAGCTGGATGACTGACTAGCATTACTATGAGATCTGCTAAACTGCACAGCACATTTGATTACAGCAAACTTCAACGATCCCTACTTGGAAATTAATTCTCGCGATAGAATCCCATTCACGTTTCATAGTACTCTACTGTCACCAGCAGAGAGCAGTGTGGAATCGTTTTTCTCTGGACATGATGGCGCCAACAGACACAGTTGCTCTGTTTCTTGccagtatttcattttttgtacttttaccctcaattggtagttacagtcgaatcccatcactgcaactcctgtacggactcaggagaagCAAAGAGAGCCATgaatcctccgaaacacaaccctgccaagccacactgctactAGATACagtgctcacttaacccggaagccagcagcaccaatgtatcggaggaaacaTGACTGAAGTCATCATGCATGCGCCcaacccgccacaaggagtcactagcgcgatgggacaaggatatcccggctggccaaaccctcccctaacccagatgacgcttggccaattgtgcaccgatTGTGCTGGTCgcaaacccaggtctgtagtgacgcctcaagcactgcgatgcattgccttagaccgctgcgccactcgggaggagtTACAATTTTTTCTTGTTCTATACTTTTTTCTGTCATCGACATGAGGACCTTTTGAATGTTGCGTGCACACACCACTCGGATCAACCAATCAATTCTGCTCCTCCCCACCTATAGGCAGAAAATTAAGAAGGAAGCTCTTGTGGTAAGGACTGTTCAATGttagtctgaccaatcagaatatatgcttcaagattgttttgatcacatggaCTCTGAAATGTTCCGTGCCGCCTCTGAGAAAAGTGTCGACGTTTACACTGACTCAGTGACTGGGTTCACCGGGAAGtacatagaggatgttgttcctacTGTGATGGTAAGAACTTATCCAAACCCAAAAACGTGGATTGATCGCAGCATTCGCaaccatcgcatttaaccatggcaaggcgactgggaACATGGACATGTACAAACTGACCAGCTATGACCTCCGTAAGGCAAACGACAGTACaaggtggagtcacaattcaacggctcagacacgagacgcacactgaataaaaatataaaagcaacatgcaacaatttcagttcatataaagacatcagtcaattgaaatcaatgcATTAGGCctgccctgatctatggatttcacataggcccacccacttggaagCCAGATCCACccattggggagccaggcccagccaatcagaattagttctTCCCCCACAAAACGTgttcattacagacagaaatactcctcagcaaccccatccccctcctcAGACGATCCcataggtgaagaagccggatgtggaggtactGGGCTGGTATGGTCATTGGTTGTGaagccagttggatgtactgacaaattctctaaaaataaatcggaggcggcttatggtagagaaattaacgttCAATTCTcctgcaacagctctggtggacatgcctgcagtcagcatgccaattgcatgctccctctaaacttgagacatctgtggtattgtgttgtgtgacaaaactgcacattttagtgttgCCTtatattgtcctcagcacaaggtgcacctgtgtaaagatcatgctgtttaatccgctTCTTGATATCCAGTGGattaattatcttggcaaaagagaaatgctcactaacagggatgtaaacattttagagaaataagctttttgtgcagatGGAATGtttctgggaacttttatttcagcacatgaaaaatgggaccaacacttacttgttgcgtttatatttttgttcagtttatgtggCAGGGAACCCAGACAATCACAGATGATAAATGGAAAGTCAGTCACTTCGCGGACACCGAAGCCTCTCTCCCggtcaagctaaacaccttctttgcccgctttgaggaaaaCAATATAGAACCGCCAACGCAGGCCTCCGCCGTTCACAAGAACAGTGTGCTCTCATTTTCCATGGCTGACCTGAGTAACCCTCAggtaacccttgcaaggctgccggcccagacggcatcccaagccgcatcctcagagcatgtgcagaccagctggctggagtgtttacagacactctacacatctctacatatcccagtctgttgtccccacttacttcaagatgtccaccattgttcctgtaactAGGAAaacgaaggtaactgaactaaatgacgaTTGCCCCGTAGCACTAACTTCTGTCATGAAGTGCTTGAGAGGCAAGTTAAGGACCATGACACCTCCATCTTAACtggcaccctagacccactacaatttgccaatctggtctcagagcatttggtattgttctgtacgtaaatccgaaatattccatttagtatgatatgtttcgTTTTGTATGGTACGTTTTAATTTCTGTATGGCCATCACcaatttcgtatgatatgtttcGAATTACAATTTGTTTTATATGTTATGAAAtttcaaaatgtacaatatgttatgaatttgcaaatgtacaatatgttacgaatttgcaggACATATGAAACATTGCTAttttgcaaaacgtatgatatgttacgaattctaacTAGGTGGCTAACTCTAGCTagactaggggttaggggttagggttaagattaggagttaggttaaagggttaaggttaggggaagggtaaGCTAACATGTTAAGTAGTTGTAAAGTAGCTAAAAATAGTTGAAAAGTTACTAAAATGCTatagttgtccatgatgagattcaaactcgcttacccatccaccccgaccaaccaccctactttaatTTTTACCTTAAGTAACAATCTCTCTTATgtaaccattcaaaatgtaacatatcatactaaatggagtaaCTCAGATtcacgtacagaataatacgaaatgctctgagaccaggttgaattTGCATTTCGCCCCAACTGATCCAcggacgatgcaatcgccattgcactgcacgcTGCCCTATCCTACCTGAacaaggaatacctatgtaagaatgctgtttatcgagtacagctcagccttcaacaccataatgccctccaagctcatcactaagctcagggcacTGGGTCTGTATCCGTCCCTGCGCAACTGGGTACTTGAGTTCCTGACGGGCTGACCCCAAggggtgaaggtaggcaacaacacatccaccacgctg
This window encodes:
- the LOC139408465 gene encoding MOB kinase activator 1B → MSFLFGNRSSKTFKPKKNIPEGSHQYELLKHAEATLGSGNLRMAVMLPDGEDLNEWVAVNTVDFFNQINMLYGTITDFCTEESCPVMSAGPKYEYHWADGTNIKKPIKCSAPKYIDYLMTWVQDQLDDETLFPSKIGVPFRRNFMSVAKTILKRLFRVYAHIYHQHFDSVMQLQEEAHLNTSFKHFIFFVQEFNLIDRKELVPLQELIDKLTTKDR